AGGTTGCCATGCATAACGGCAGTCTTTCGGTAAAATACTGCGCAAATCTTTGCTGAATACGAAGAAATGCAGGACCTGCACCGCCAATCCTTCTGGGTTGGCCGCTAGCTTGGGAGAAAAATGGAAACGTGGGCAATCGTGGCGATTGTGTTCGCCATTGCGGTAGTGGCAGCGCTCGCAGGGGGATGGCTTCGGAGGCTTCGGATGCGCTCGCCGGAACACGAGTTGAACGTCGAAGCGCCTCCCAGCGGTCGCCTAAAAATTAGCCGATCCCTCTTTCGCCGCAGCAAGGTGAAGAATAGAGGTGCCACGGTCACAATGGACGAAACTAAGTCCTACGATTCGAAGTTCGATGTCCGTTGAAGCCAGGAGATCTCTACAATTTTGACTCACTGCTCGCCGAATTCGACCTACACCACTGGAGCCAGAGCCCGTACGTCTCGATCGTAGGCGCTCCAAAGTCAGGCAAGACACGACTATTGGAGCAATTTATAGAAACCCTCCTTGGAGCAGGCCAGGTTCTACATTTCGACGGGAGACGTGAACGGTCGGAAGAAGAGGTACTACTCCGCGCAGTTGCGTGCGCTTCTCCAGGCGAACTGCTTCATACGCGAGATGCCCTGGTGAGAACGGCAGGCCAAGTATCTTTTACGAATGCGACCCTTAACGGATCCCGGGTTCAAGTAAGGTTCAGCCCCTTCTTCTCGTTCTTCGGGCGGCGCTCGGAACCACCTGCAGCCCCGCGGAGCAAGCTACCAGTTCTTCTAGAAGATATAAGCGAAGTAGGACGGCCAGCATGGGTGGTAATTGACCATATCGATGAGGCGGCCGAACCCCTTAACGTCATGGCAGATCATCTCAAAGAACGCATAATGCGGACCGAAGGGCTCTACTTCATCGGAGTAAGATCGGATCACTCCGAACGGGAAACACCGAGCCTCCTCCTAAGGCAGGGGCCACTCAGACCGACTGTGTTTGAAATGAACGCATTGGAGATCCACAAGCTGCATGATTGGGCGGAAAAGCTGGGCTTGCGAATCGAGCTAAGTGATGCGGAGTTTCTCCACGCCCAAACAGACGGGCTAGCTGGCGCCGCTTGGACACAAATGGCACGCCTGATCGTCAAGGGCTGGAGTCGGAAACCCGTTAATAAGAGGCGGCTGAGAGCATGACTAAAGCGCGAAGCGCGTTCGACGGTGAGGACTTCCCGGCAGAGGATCTGCTAATCATGCTGGGCTCCCCAATCTCCAGGTTGCTGATACTTGAGAAGTTCTCACCGGGCGAAGCTCACGCCTATTCGGGTGGAAGGTTCACGTCAGAAGCGTTCGGCCCACTGACGGATATCGCTTTCACACGCGATCCAGTATCTGGAGATTTCTACACACGCCCCGAACTGGAACCAGTCCTACTATCCACTTTATCCGATGTTTACCCATCGGCAGCACCCGAGCTAGGTGAACTTTTAATCACTCGGCAAATCGGATATGAAGTCCTGGATAGCAATGATCTTTTGAGCTGGATGCTGCGTAACCGCGGGCACCCGATTGCGCGTTCTTCCGTAGCTGCCGCCGCCGCTTTTACTCCCCGAGAAGTAGAAGGCATCTTTCATAGTTTACGCCATTTGAATCCCGGTGCCTACCAGGTAAACATGGCTCTTTCGTCATATGCCACGGCAGCCAAGCGTTGGTTCGACATCCTGAAGCCGGCGGCTGCTAGCAACAAGGACAGCTATGGCGCCTTGATTGCCTTAATGACGTATGGGTACCCTCAAGTGAAGCGCAGAACACCCTCTGCACCGGCACCCGGATTATCGACGTCCGACGGCTTCGTGCCTTTGGCTGTTCAACAGGGGCCGAAACGCTCAGGATCACGCAACGCCACCACGCTTGTCTCACAACCAGAGACGACGGGTTACTTTTTTGGCCAGCGTAACCTACTAGCACGCCCCGCTTTGACGAACGGGCAGCGGGAGACCTCGGAGGGCTACCAGAGCCCCTTCTTCGGGCTTCCAGGGGTAACCCTCAGCGAAAGCACGGTGCAGCTCCTCAAGCTGGTTATCTCTGATCGAGGACCAAGCCAAGTTAACGAAACTTTAGAGCTTGACGTTGACTCACAATTAGTGCGCCGTGAGGCCGCAATAGCTATCTCAGATACAGCGATGCATGAAGGTGTTCTCTTCGTATACCTGGGTTCACTACCTAGCTCCATAGCAGACGCTCTGCCAATATCCGTTTCCTCGCTTGCTGGAGACCGCCTAATTCCGGGTGGCGGTCCAGTCATTAGCAGGTACAGAGCGGAAATGACCGCAGCATTGGCGAAAGTCGCCAGGTATGCAGTGGATGCTGGCGGGATCCTTTCCGCCAGCGACTGGTCTCGCATCGATCGCTCCGTTCGGGAGCCTTGGCGATTCGTCAGCACCAGCCGTGAATACGTTGACGTCTCGATGGTAGAGGTTGCATGGACAGAGCCACTGCGTCCGCACACCGCCAGCCGCGAGCTTTGGCCATTCAATGGCGCTTCCAAGGGAAGCGTTCCAGTAGAAGGGTTCCGTAACGGCAGTGACGATAGCTACTCCGTCAGAATTTCACTTTCAGACATGCGGTCACTGAAAGCCCTGGAACTCGATTCAATCCCTCGGCCACCGAGATTTCCTGCGCTGACTCGGCCATCAAGGATTCTCGCTCACGTTCAATGGACAACTGCGGCATACCTCAGTCTGCTGACTCTTGTTGCTGTCTGCGCCGCCGCGCTTATAACCCTGTCCTTGGCGATGACGAACGGTGGAGTTTCGGATTTTGACTATTCTACTCTTTCACTGGTCGTCTCTCTCGCCTCAGTAACAACGTCCCCCTTTATCGCATATCTAGCCACTGTAGGCCACCGAAAAGAAGCAGGACTCCTAAGATATCGCTCAGTATTAGTCCGCGCAGCCGCAGTAGTGGGAATTACTCTGCTCTTCTCCGCCGCGTCTCTACTTTCCGGCTCACACTCAGAAATCGGGTACGCCGTCACAGGGGGCAACATAATAGTGGCGGGTTATCTGCTTTTCTCTGCAATAATTTCCTTGATTCTCCGACTATCATCGAGGACGACCAACACAAGAATATTGGGGTCGCACGAAGAGCAACATTAGCAGCAGCGTCAACATCCTCGCCTAGATTAGCTCTTGCGATGATTGACCTCGGCCAAGATGGGTAATTTTTGCCGCATGGCACGAGAAATCAATTCACTTGACGTACAGCATGCTCGCCCGCCCGGAGTCGATGATGTAACTGTTGAAGCCCTAGGCGAATTGAGTAAGGCGCTGGAGACGATCCACCGCGTACGCGGCCACCTGTACTCGGCGCACCAGCTCGTCGGCGGCGCCGATCTCACCCTCGATCGGGTGGTGATGCTGCTCCGCGAGGCCGGGCACGACGAGACGGCCGACCGGGTCGAGCACGAATTGTTGGGGCGCAACCTGCTACCCGGCCGTTGGACCTTCCAGATCATGGAGGAGTTCGATGACGGCTACTACGCCGCGTTCCAGGAGATCGAGCGGGACGCGCGGGAGAAGCTAGCAGGCGGCCGGCGGCACATCTTCGAAGCGGAGATGAAGGAGCGACGGCGTACCCACGGGATGCCGGGGCACGAAGCTACGCCGTAGCGCTGCCGCCGAAGCCGTTCGGGATCATCGAGGCCAAGGCGCTGGCCCGCGCCTCGATGATCCTCATCCGTGCCTGGTACTCGGCCGGTTCCCGGTGCGCGGACTGGCTGGTGACCTGTCCGGGCCACTTGCGGTAGAGCAGGCCGTACTCCCGGGTGAAGTAGCCCGCGGTGACCGCGTTGGCTGCAAGCAGGAGGCCGGTGTCCTCGGAGGCGGGCAGCGCCATCCAGCCGCCCAAGGCGAAGACAAGATCCCGCCGCAGGCACAGGGTCGCCGGGTGCACCGATGCCCGGTAGTCGTTGGCCTTCCAGAACGACAGGACCGAACCGCGGTCGATGAGCCCGCCGGCCGGATCCTTGTCCCATCCGGCTGTCGATCCGTCGGGCAGCAGGTCGAGTACCCGCGAGGTGGTCCAGCCGATCTGCGGGTGCGCCTCGAATGCGGCGATGTCCCGGGCGAGCGCGCCGGGGGTCAACTGGTCGTCGGCGTCCAGCACCTTGATGAGTTGCCCAGAGACCCGGGAAAGCGCGAGGGTACGGGCAACACCAGGCCCACCAGGGCGGCCGGTGCCCAGACTGATCCGGGGATCGCCGGGCAGCGCGTCGACCAGGGCGCCGGTCTGCCCGTCCTCCTGGACGAGCCATTCCCAGTCCCAGCCGTCAGGCATCTCCTGCTTGGCCAACGACCCGTAGGCGCCAGGCAGGTGCTCGATGCTGGGCGCGTGGACCGGGGTGATGACCGAGACGACCTGAATCAAATTTTCCACCGCTGGAGTTTGTGGGAGTAGACAAGCTCGGTGCGGTCGCCCGGCATCACCACATCGGCGACCTCGACGACTCGACCAGTGGTGTCGGTCGAGGTCTTCCGCACGGTGAGCACGGAGACACCCGGGTCGATGTCCAACAGCTCGGCCTCATCGGGCGACGGCGGTCGTGCCCGGATCTCGTCGTCGATCCGGTCCAACTCGATGCCCAGCGTGTAGAGCTGATGCTGCGTCCCGCCCGGCCACGGTTCCTTGCCCGCGTCGAGCAGGTCCGGGTTCGCGGCCACCAGGTCGTGCGGCAGGTAGGAGTACGACACGGTCAGCGGCGCGTTCTCATGCCGTGACGACGTCCAGTAGACCCGGCGAAGCAGCGGCGTACCCGGCTCGACCTGGAAGGCCGCCGCCATCTCCGCGTCAGCCTCAACCCGGGAGTATTCGGCGTGGAACTTCAGGTCGTCCACGGTCAGGCCGGTGTCGTGTTCGGTGGCACCAGTCTTGAACCGCTCGTCCTCGTCGAGCAGGACGCGATCCTTTTCCCACTGGTACCGCTCGGTGTTACGACGCCGTACCCGCTGGCGGGGCGCCCGCACGTAGGTGCCGCGCCCCTGCTCCGCGCGGACCAGGCCCCATTCCCGGAGCTGCCGGATGGCGTTGCGGACGCTCGTGCGCGACAGGCCCGAGGTGTCGGCCAACTCGGTTTCGCTGGGCATCAGGGTTCCGGGGGCGAGTTCGCCGCTCACGATTTTCGCCCGCAACTCTTCCGCGAGTTGCAGGTAGCGAGGGCGCCAGTCCCGGCCTTGCACACCGGTCACCGTACCCCCTAGACGTTCCAACGTCTGCCAGGTGGTCCCGCCGGCCGGCCGCTCAGGAACCGGCGGTACGGCTACCGCCGCTCGCGGTGGCCGCGCAGGGCGCAGGCCAGGAGTACGAGGAACGGCTGAGCCCCGACGGGCATTGGCGTTCACCGCGCCCCTCCGGCCCGCTCGCCGCCATCTGCCGGTGTCAGCATCTCCAACTGGGCGTAGACCAGCTCGTCAATGAGCCGGTCCACCTGCGCGGACGACAGAAGCACGGTCTGCGTCGCGCCGTAACGGGTCGCGTCGAGCTTCACGGCCAGGTCCCGGCGGGCGAACCGGTCAACGACCAGTTGGACGGCGACCCAGCCGGTCCGCTCCCGGCCAATCGTGCTGAGCAGCCCGCGGTGCATCGGGTCGTTCGGTCCACAGCCTCGACACCACACCGGGCACACGACTGGCGCAATCGACGATGGCGGCGGCCTCTCTGGGATGGCAGCGCCCTCACTCATCGCCGGCACCCTGCTGCCTGGTGGCCTGGGCCAGCGATCCGCGAAGTTGCTCAATCAGTTGGGCTGCCTGCGGCAAGGACAACTCCGCCCAGGCGTTCCCGGCCCGGCACGTCACATGAACACCGACCATGGGACCGCCCAGAGCCTCACTGCTGATGAGGTAAGTGACGACAAGGCCGCCCGCCCGACTGTCGCCGGCCCGCTGCATGGGGCCGCGATGACGGCGGGCCATATGCGTCATCACCGGCGGCACCAGGTAGCCGCAGCGATCCGGGGCGCACCAGTCCGGGTGACTCGTGACGGCGGCCGGCTTGTTCGTACGACTCATCGCGGCCACCGCCCGCCGTTGCCTCGGAAGAGCTGGGCTCGCGTCACCAGGGGTGCGTACCGAAGCGCAGGCAGGTCGCGGGTGACACCCGTCGACCACCGCGGCGAGGAGGTAGTAGATCCCGCGCGTGGACTCGACTGAACGTTGCTGGTGATACCCCGGGCAGGTGGGCGCCTCCGAGACCACCAGGACGAGAACCAACGGTGTCGACGATGAGAGCCGGACATCGCACCTCCACAGGTAGACGGGGACCGGTGGCCAGCCACGGGGGAATGCAGCCGGCCACCGGCCCGGATGAAGGCGCGGCGCACCGTCCGACGCCGGACGGGTCGGGTATCGCCGAGCCAACTTGTACGCGCGACTACCGCAACCGGTCCGACAGGACGCCGCGCATCAGGTGCGACCAAGGCCAGCGACATCACCGCGGACACTCGCCGTCACCTCAGCCGCACATCAGGAAACGTATCTACAAGTGGATGAGTTGTCTAGACGTCGAAACAGGTCACTTGGTTGGCACTTGGTAAGACAAGTGCCAGGTACGGTGAGCAGGTGCCCACCCCGCACTTCGGACAGCCCCGCTATCGCGCCATTGCGGATGAACTAAGGGAACGCATCGAGAGCGGTGCCATCCCGCCCGGCGCCCTCTTGCCGACCGAGAGCGCCCTCACCGCCGAATTCCGGGCAGCCCGCGGCACAGTCCGCCAGGCTATAGCTGCCTTGAGGGCCGATGGCTACGTCACCACCGAACACGGTCGCGCCACCTATGCAAGTCTCCGCCCGTCGGCGGACAGAGAAACCACAGCCCATCTACTCACGACCGCACAGCGAGAAGTCGCCGCAGACCCGGAGCTTGCAGCCCTCTTCGCCGTAGAGGTGGGCACACCCCTGGTCGAACAACAAAACATCGATCAATCATGTGGAACCGTCAAAGCAGTCGTCAGAACTTACAGATTGCTCCGGCCAAGCCAGTAGCCTCTGTTCGCAGCATCGATACATCCTTAAGGCGGCCCACAACGGGCCGCACGCACCGCCGCCTGGGCGCGCGCCGGCCGCTGCCGCTGACGCTCTGCGGCCGTCACGCAGGACGCCCGGCGGCTGGCGCGGAGAGCCGTAGAGCCCGGTGGGCCGCCGCAGAACGACAGAAGCGTTGACCGGTGGATGGTGGGCCAGCAGCCGTCCTGGCCGCGCGGCCAGGACCACGCGGCGTAGGGGAGCGCACGCCGGCCGCGTTTGGCGAGCTGGCGGCGGCCGCGGGGTGGCAGTTTGATGCGCCTCCGGCGGGGGCCGCTCCGGCTCCAGGATGGCTAGGGCTCCGACGGCGGGTCACGGTCGGCGGGTGGTTGCGGGAGGCCATCCCGCCTGCCCCCGACCCGGACGAGCCGAGCAGACCACCTCCCGACCCGCCAGCGTCCGAACCTGCGTCAAGGTCCACTTGACGTGGCGGGCCGGGCGGCGGCCCGCTCCCCAGGAGGGCGGGTCGATGGCATACCGGATGGCGACGGGCGCACCAACTTACTCGGCGGCTGGCTTGACGAGAGGCTCCACCGCGTTCCGGCCAGGGTGATGAATGGTCGACACCGTAGGCTGGTCGTAATCGAAAACAATTTCGGAGAAACCCCGGCGATACTCGTCCGGCAACTCATTGTCGGCAACAATGAATTGCACTTTGCCCTGGTTCGCATCCGATTGAGTGACAATCCGTCGGTAAAGTGCGGCGGCTAGACTCTCTGCGGTGTTGAGCGCGAGGCGAGGGCTATCGATCATCACGAAGGCAGGGTAGGGCGTATCGCGCTGCCGCAGGGCTACCGATAGAAGTGACGTCCAGTACGCAACCTGAGTCGCCGTAACGATGCCCCCACCCTTGCTCACCGTGTCGAACCTCTGCCCGTTAAGAAGTGGCAAATAGTTCGTGCGATGGATGCCAGCGGACTTCACACCTGGGATCCCCAACTCGGTCACGGTCGTCGAGAACTCATCATTGAGGTCGTCGAGAATTTCGCTCCGTCGCGCAGTCATCTCGGCCTCGGCTCTTCCGATGGCCGCTTTGGTTCTATCCCTCTCCTCGCGTTTGCTATCTTCTACCGCCGTTAGATCATTGACTCGGTCCCATTGTCGCAGAACCAGCTCCAGGTGCTGCTGCTCTGCGCGGGCGGAGGCAAGACGGTCGGATGCGTCGGTGAATGCTTGAAGGCGAGGCGTGACCCTTTCAGATGTCCGGAGGTCCAAGTCCTCGGAAAGCTTGTGCACCAAGTCTTCCCGATCTTCCACAGCCTGAATCGTCATGCCGACCTGCTGATCAATGATGCTGAGCTGCTCGACCATCTCATCAAGCTGTGCAGCTAGCTGCCTGATTTCATACTGGTCCAGGTCTACATCACCAGTCACAGGGTCTGGCTGTAGACACAGTCTGCAACTTGAGGTAGGCACGTCCCGTTCCCGCAGGGACTGCATACAACGCGGACACGCAACAAATTCAATCTCAGCCAGTCGTGCGCCAGCATCTCGCATGCGCATCAACCGGTCGACATCAGTCTGGACGCGGCGACGCTCTAGCTGGTATTCCCGGTGCTGGCGCGTCAGGGCTACGACGTCCGATCGGGCATTCGCAAGGCTGCGCTCCGCTTCCGATAGCAGGTCGCGGAGGACTTGCGTCTCACGGTCAGTGATCGGATCTATCTCTTGAAGTAGAGCGTCACGCTCCGCTTGGGCGGCGACCTGTTCAGCTTGGGCCGATTCATATGCACGGATGGCCTCCTCCTGGCCAGTCATGTTACTAGCCCGGAGGAACTCAAGAACGGTCTTCGTCTCTCTTTCAGCGTTTGCAAGATCGCCTGACAAGGTGTTCAGTTTGGAACGCATTGCGAGGACATCGGCGTCTGTCAGGCCGAATAAAAGCTCGAAGACCGCCTTCCGCTTAGGGTCGAGATACTGATCCTTGCTGCTTGCAATGTCTCGGTTGATTTCTGATTGAGGAATGTATAGGAAAGAGAAGATGTCGGCGAAGCTGATGCGGGCGCCGGCCTTCGTACTCGTGCCACCCCGGGCCGCAGCCTTCATGTCGTCGGGCAAGCCAAGGGTTGACATTAAGAGCGAATTGAGGCTTGGCGGACCCCCTGTGACCCGATGATCGGCAAGGCGCTCCTGGAGGACGAGATCGATCACGCGAACAACGTCACGCTTCTCGCTATCAATGCCCCTTGTTAGTCGTAACCGAGAGTGCCCAATAGTCACGTCGAGGCTTACGTCCTGTACATATTCGGTCGCTACTGGCGCTATCAGCGCATTCCCACCAAACCCGAACTTGATCATCTCAAGCAGGGTTGTCTTTCCCACCCCTGTGGGTCCGGCGAGAACTGTCAGATCCGAGGTGAAATCGTAGTGAACCTCACCCTCGGTGGTGAAGAGCGTGACGGAATTGAGTCGGAATTTTGTAGTCATCTAATCACCTGTCGATGCGGGCGATCCATCAGATCTGCCAGACGCCCGTAAATGATTTCCTTCAAGGCGTTTCCCGTCAGCCCGGAGGACGCTTCTGCTACGGCGTGACATCTATCGGCGATCTCGGACCATTGGTCACTTGCCTGCATTTGGCGGGCCAGCTGCTTCCCGTTAGTCGTTGCCACGAGAGCCACGCTTCCCCTTCTGCCTCGTGCATAACGGAGCAACCCTCGGCCCACTAGAGCTCCTATTATGGAGTAATACCTGTCGTCCCATGGGCCATATTTGTAGCGAGTCATGGGAGACTCGACGTCTGTGGGGTCGGCCTGGTCTTCGAGAGATAAGTGCAATCGAGGGTCCGAAGGTCGGAGATTCGTCAAGACCTGTGGTGCTAGCGCAGGGTACCGGAGGAGGAAGTCTAGTTTGGCAAGCTTGGTGAGCCCGTCCAACTTTCGCGCGTGACCTGGTGCAGCACATACTGCGTCAACAAGCAGTAGTATGCGTGCCTGGTGGTAGGCGAGGTCCTCTCGCAGGAGCGCGAGTTCGAATTCCGCATCGACGCCCGCCATCATGCGGCACCTCGGCGAGCACGGAGACGGGCGATTTCTTCCTCTACATCAAAACTGTTGCTAAACCAGACCTGACAGCGGTTGGCAAGGTCAGCAGCCCCGCCGAGGAGAAGATCTTCGTCCATCTCGCCGGGCAAAGCCTCTACGGGCAGCTTGCTGAGCCGGTCCTGAAGCTCCTCCCAGAATTGGCTACCCCAGGCACCGCTGGAGGTCCGTGAACTACTGGTGGCGGCATCACTCACCTTGAGCAGGAGACGACGCAAGCGGCTTTGCTCTACCCGGGAAGCCGGCTCATCATTCGTTTTGGACCGCCAGTAATCCTGATAGTCGATCCGCAACTGCTCAGCTCGCTCAATACTATTGTCTGAGCATCCCCCCACCGACATTTTTACGGCTAGCCTCGTAGAGCGTGGGAGTCGCGCGAGCGGGCGGTATCCGTCGGGATAGGCGATTGCCGTCCGTATTGCTACGTCGATATCGGCGAGCGTTACGATCCGGTCGACTAAGCGACGTTCGGCCTCGGCGGCGGTAGGAGTCCGGCTATCTGCCCGAACTGAAATGACCTCCGGAAGTGCTCCAGTAGGTCTTGGCCCAGCCGAGCGCATCCGCGCCCTAAACAGCGACAGCACTGCCTCCCATATCGAATCCGCGGACGCTTGTATTCCGAGTCGGATTAATACGGGGTCGACATACATGTTAGGGGCGGCGTAGGCGATGTAGGTTCGCGCGGGTTGTGAGCACTGTAAGGTGAGGCCGGAAAGAAACCTCGCTACCTCTTCCCTGTCCTCGCCATTGGGCTCCGGAGCGGGAGGGCTTCCTTCTCGTTTCGACTTGCTTTGGCGTTTGATTACCTCGCGAGCGAAGCTCGTGACTATTTCTGCATATTCGCCTTCAGTGTCTAGCGGGGAGCTCGCGAGCCTTTGCGCCCTCATCGCATCGGCTGCCGCGAGAAGACCTTGGGCCGGTCCTGGTGCCAGACCGCCGGTTGTGACGAGTCGGCACGCCGGCTTACCATCCATCGACTTCCAGCGCTCGAACAGATGCCCGATTCCACCTTCATTGACGAGCGCGTTCATCGTGGTATAGGCACCGTAGGATGTCCCCGGATGTTTTGCTGATACCAGCTCCGCATCTTCCTCATCGAGGGCCGCCCAATCCTCATGATATTCACATAGGATTCGGCAATCTCGGGGTGCGAGTACGCCACTTTCGTTGAGGTTGTCTAGGTACAGTCGAAGACCGTCGGCGGACGCCATGGCCGCCTGCCAGTCAAATTGGTCGTAGGTGCGGGCTCCAGCGTCATCGGTAGGCTTGGTTGTCACGACAAGACCCGCTGCGGTCACGCCGGTTACCTCTGAGACCAAGGCGGCACCTGCTCTAGTCGTCCGGGGCTGGATGCTCTGCTCGCCGAGGAAGCGTCTCCTCAGCGATCACTTACTGTTGCCCACCCAATGCGACCACGTGACCGTCTGTCGTGTAGCCGACAGATCAGAGCTGGCTATGCCGAGCCTGGAGCCGGAGCCTTTGACGGCCGACACGGACTCGGTCGGCGGCGTACAGCTCTCGGGATTCGTCGGGACGAATGCCCACGATGACGGGAGACGCCGCGACGGTAGCGCACCCCGCAGGCGTCATCTCGCAGGAACTCCGTACGACGTCAGCGGCCCGCGGCGGCAGGTGACCGCGAAGCCACATGCCATCGCTGCCGACAGCAACGGTGGCATCAACCAGCGAGTGATAGCCGGCGGAGGCCGTGCCCGATGCGTGCCCGATCCGACGGGCGCATGGATGGAGGCCCTCCCGACTGTCCACCTAGTTCTGCCGTGCCGTTTGACTGGCTCCAGGATGTCGACCTGGACGCGGTGCCAATCAGCCATCCGGCGCACACGCAGGCCTTGATGGACCTCTTGGCACGCCCGGAGGAGACGGACGTGCCCCACGAGACCGAGGATGAGGTCGCGGTCGCAAGGGCGGATGTCAGCCGCGATATAGGTTGGTGACCGGCTTTTAAGCGAGACGTCGGCGGCAGCGACGCAGCGAGTAAGCAGCAGGATCTCTGATCGGGATCGGCGCCGAGCGTCGACCGACAGCAATCCGCACCCTGCTCCCCAACGGGAGCCGCTACCAGTCCGCAGCAGCCGATAACTTCGGTCCGCTTCCCCCTGACGGGAGTCATGCCCGGCTACGAAGGCGACCGCCGGCTCTGGGCCACAGAGCCGGGTCCAGCGGCCGGATACATGCTGGCGATCCCACCGACCGGCGCGCAGACTGGACGGATGCACAGTCAGGCACTCCAGGCGTCGACGCTTCCTCGCGTCGGCCCTACGCTGCGCCCTCTTGCGGCACCATGGCCGGCATTGGTTGTGGTTGCCGACACTAACGTCCTGGCTTCGCGTGCCTGCAATGCAGTCCGGAGAGGCCACGACGAGGAGCTCTTCAGCGGGCTGG
The window above is part of the Micromonospora sp. LH3U1 genome. Proteins encoded here:
- a CDS encoding glycosyltransferase family 2 protein, which encodes MENLIQVVSVITPVHAPSIEHLPGAYGSLAKQEMPDGWDWEWLVQEDGQTGALVDALPGDPRISLGTGRPGGPGVARTLALSRVSGQLIKVLDADDQLTPGALARDIAAFEAHPQIGWTTSRVLDLLPDGSTAGWDKDPAGGLIDRGSVLSFWKANDYRASVHPATLCLRRDLVFALGGWMALPASEDTGLLLAANAVTAGYFTREYGLLYRKWPGQVTSQSAHREPAEYQARMRIIEARASALASMIPNGFGGSATA
- a CDS encoding GntR family transcriptional regulator; the encoded protein is MPTPHFGQPRYRAIADELRERIESGAIPPGALLPTESALTAEFRAARGTVRQAIAALRADGYVTTEHGRATYASLRPSADRETTAHLLTTAQREVAADPELAALFAVEVGTPLVEQQNIDQSCGTVKAVVRTYRLLRPSQ
- a CDS encoding precorrin-4 C11-methyltransferase, translated to MHRGLLSTIGRERTGWVAVQLVVDRFARRDLAVKLDATRYGATQTVLLSSAQVDRLIDELVYAQLEMLTPADGGERAGGAR
- a CDS encoding AAA family ATPase; the protein is MTTKFRLNSVTLFTTEGEVHYDFTSDLTVLAGPTGVGKTTLLEMIKFGFGGNALIAPVATEYVQDVSLDVTIGHSRLRLTRGIDSEKRDVVRVIDLVLQERLADHRVTGGPPSLNSLLMSTLGLPDDMKAAARGGTSTKAGARISFADIFSFLYIPQSEINRDIASSKDQYLDPKRKAVFELLFGLTDADVLAMRSKLNTLSGDLANAERETKTVLEFLRASNMTGQEEAIRAYESAQAEQVAAQAERDALLQEIDPITDRETQVLRDLLSEAERSLANARSDVVALTRQHREYQLERRRVQTDVDRLMRMRDAGARLAEIEFVACPRCMQSLRERDVPTSSCRLCLQPDPVTGDVDLDQYEIRQLAAQLDEMVEQLSIIDQQVGMTIQAVEDREDLVHKLSEDLDLRTSERVTPRLQAFTDASDRLASARAEQQHLELVLRQWDRVNDLTAVEDSKREERDRTKAAIGRAEAEMTARRSEILDDLNDEFSTTVTELGIPGVKSAGIHRTNYLPLLNGQRFDTVSKGGGIVTATQVAYWTSLLSVALRQRDTPYPAFVMIDSPRLALNTAESLAAALYRRIVTQSDANQGKVQFIVADNELPDEYRRGFSEIVFDYDQPTVSTIHHPGRNAVEPLVKPAAE
- a CDS encoding GntR family transcriptional regulator — encoded protein: MTGVQGRDWRPRYLQLAEELRAKIVSGELAPGTLMPSETELADTSGLSRTSVRNAIRQLREWGLVRAEQGRGTYVRAPRQRVRRRNTERYQWEKDRVLLDEDERFKTGATEHDTGLTVDDLKFHAEYSRVEADAEMAAAFQVEPGTPLLRRVYWTSSRHENAPLTVSYSYLPHDLVAANPDLLDAGKEPWPGGTQHQLYTLGIELDRIDDEIRARPPSPDEAELLDIDPGVSVLTVRKTSTDTTGRVVEVADVVMPGDRTELVYSHKLQRWKI